The Flavobacterium sp. 1 genome contains the following window.
TTAGGGATGCAGCATATCATAGGAATTTCCCGCCACCAGATGCGTATTTCCAGTTTAGAAGACGCCATAGCTCCCGATAATCAAGTGCGATTTATAGATGCATTTGTGACGTTTACAGACCTTGCTAAGCTGGGTTTTGCAGTGCAAACCATCAAAACCGAAGGCCGCCCGAGCTACGATACCAAAGTGTTTCTTAAAATCTATTTATACGGTTATCTGGGCGGAATAAGAAGCTCGCGAAAATTAGAGAAGGAATGTTTTAGAAACATTGAAATGCAATGGCTATTGGAAGATATTCGTCCCAATTACCACAGCATCTCAGATTTCAGAAAAAACAATCCCGCTGCCTTGAAGAAACTCTTCAAGCTTTTTGTCTCATTCTTGAAAGATGCGGACTTGATAGGCGGTGAAACCATTGCCATTGACGGCACCAAAAGCCGGGCTCACAACAGCAAAAAAGCCAATTTTAACCAAAAGAAAATTGACAAGCACCTGGAATACATTGAGACCAAAACCCAAGAATATCTTGATGCTCTGGAAGCAAATGATGCAAAAGAAAACTCTCCAAAAATCAAAAATGTCCAACAAAAAATAGAGTGTCTCAAACAAAACAAAATCCGCTACGAATTGCTGGAAGAAAAACTAAAAGCAAGCGGAGAACCCCAAATAAGCACCACCGACAGCGATGCCAGAGCATTATTGGTTCAGGGACAGGTGGTTGAAATCTCATTTAATATGCAGGCAGCCGTCGATGCCAAACACAATCTTGTAGTAGCCACGCACACCATCAATCGTAATGACCGCAACGCCTTATCGGCTATTGCCATAGAAGCCAAAGAGAATTTAGAAATAGAAACCTACACGGCTTTGGTGGACAAAGGCTATCATAACGGGCGAGAAATAGAAGCCTGTAGGCAAGCCAATATCACTACAATTGTAGCGCAACCCGAACAAGGAAAAAATAAGGAAAACGGAACAACCAAGGATTATTTTGTTTCTAAGTTCCAATACAATAAAACCACCGACACCTACACTTGCCCACAGGGCGAAACGCTTAAAACTACAGGCCACTGGCACAAGAAAACCACGGACAGAGACAGTTATGAGTTCAAGAGATACCGAACACCCAAATGCAGAGAATGTCCTGTAAAACATTTATGCACCAGTAGGATGGCCGGTCGAGATATAGACCGCAGCCAATATGCCGATGCCGTAGAAGAAAACAACAAACGCTACCACGCAAATGCACAGCTCTACCGCAAGCGGCAGGAAATCAACGAACACATTTTTGGCACTATCAAACGGCAATGGGGCTACAATCACACCAATTTAACAGGATTGGAAAAAGTAAATGGAGAACACAGCCTGATTATGCTGGTCTATAACATCAAACGCAGCATCAATATACTCGGAGTTCCCGAGCTCATTGCCAAACTCAAGAAATGGAACTCACCCTACAAGGCAAAAGTCTTGTTTTTGTTAAAAATGAGTTATTTAAAACCGAAATTAGACTTCTTTTTCTTTGAAACTAAATTAGCCTCCTAAAAAAGAGGCTTCGTTAAAAGCCCTTATTTGAATTTTGTGAGGGCAAAATAAAGAGGTTGGAATGAAAAAAAGAGGTTTTTTCACAGCCTGACGTTCTCGCGCTACAAGCAGTTTGGGATTAAATTAAGCCCTATTTT
Protein-coding sequences here:
- a CDS encoding IS1182 family transposase, whose product is MQHIIGISRHQMRISSLEDAIAPDNQVRFIDAFVTFTDLAKLGFAVQTIKTEGRPSYDTKVFLKIYLYGYLGGIRSSRKLEKECFRNIEMQWLLEDIRPNYHSISDFRKNNPAALKKLFKLFVSFLKDADLIGGETIAIDGTKSRAHNSKKANFNQKKIDKHLEYIETKTQEYLDALEANDAKENSPKIKNVQQKIECLKQNKIRYELLEEKLKASGEPQISTTDSDARALLVQGQVVEISFNMQAAVDAKHNLVVATHTINRNDRNALSAIAIEAKENLEIETYTALVDKGYHNGREIEACRQANITTIVAQPEQGKNKENGTTKDYFVSKFQYNKTTDTYTCPQGETLKTTGHWHKKTTDRDSYEFKRYRTPKCRECPVKHLCTSRMAGRDIDRSQYADAVEENNKRYHANAQLYRKRQEINEHIFGTIKRQWGYNHTNLTGLEKVNGEHSLIMLVYNIKRSINILGVPELIAKLKKWNSPYKAKVLFLLKMSYLKPKLDFFFFETKLAS